In one window of Methanoculleus thermophilus DNA:
- a CDS encoding M28 family metallopeptidase, with protein MPSRSCLQVAFLAAYGIVFILAPAAAAPSDAPGYDPGIAALLDEVDGSEIRKTAYDLQNFSTRAYGSDGNREAGEYIYQRLSAIPGLEVEFQGGEVHNVIARLPGTNASSAEIVVVGAHYDSRSSDPARAPGVTDNGCGVAVVLELARVMSGHSFDRTVEFAFWNAEENGRHGSRRYVENPPAPIALYLNYDSTCRGEGDRPRLNLLYDQGARSAAELVVHHNTLYGTNFTLTRSAAPFISDHISFWSRGYPALMAHALPQWPAHTPDDTIDQASFEFAERNARLGLSVLARVARMEGLVSPPPEGGSDPGVSWPMMPNWGANNRAEGNRCSLTSLQLSINPTELCGCS; from the coding sequence ATGCCGTCCCGCAGCTGCCTGCAGGTTGCGTTCCTTGCGGCCTATGGGATCGTTTTCATCCTTGCCCCGGCCGCGGCTGCGCCCTCAGACGCTCCGGGATACGATCCCGGGATTGCGGCGTTGCTTGATGAGGTGGACGGGAGTGAGATCCGAAAGACCGCGTATGACCTGCAGAACTTCTCGACCCGGGCTTACGGGTCCGATGGGAACCGGGAGGCGGGCGAGTATATCTACCAGAGGCTATCCGCCATCCCAGGGCTTGAGGTCGAGTTCCAGGGCGGAGAGGTGCACAATGTCATCGCACGGCTCCCCGGAACCAACGCGTCGTCGGCTGAGATTGTGGTTGTCGGAGCGCACTACGACAGCCGATCGTCTGATCCTGCCCGTGCCCCCGGGGTTACCGATAACGGCTGCGGGGTCGCGGTCGTCCTGGAACTTGCCCGGGTGATGAGCGGCCACTCGTTCGACCGGACGGTCGAGTTCGCATTCTGGAATGCTGAGGAGAACGGGAGGCACGGCAGCCGCAGGTACGTCGAGAACCCGCCGGCCCCGATCGCGCTCTATCTCAATTACGACTCAACCTGCCGCGGGGAAGGGGACCGACCGCGCCTCAACCTCCTCTACGACCAGGGGGCCCGGAGCGCGGCAGAGCTCGTGGTGCACCACAACACCCTCTACGGGACCAACTTCACCCTGACCCGGAGTGCAGCCCCGTTCATCTCGGACCACATCTCGTTCTGGTCCCGGGGCTATCCGGCACTCATGGCGCATGCTCTACCGCAGTGGCCGGCCCATACGCCGGACGATACCATCGATCAGGCGTCGTTTGAGTTTGCCGAGAGAAACGCCCGGCTGGGGCTCTCGGTCCTTGCGAGGGTCGCAAGGATGGAGGGTCTCGTCTCCCCACCCCCGGAGGGTGGAAGCGATCCCGGGGTTTCCTGGCCTATGATGCCAAACTGGGGCGCTAACAATCGCGCAGAAGGGAATAGATGCTCTCTTACGTCCCTTCAACTCTCGATCAATCCAACTGAACTCTGTGGCTGCTCGTAA
- a CDS encoding glutamine synthetase family protein, protein MKDSEILMNPNDLVRFLKKDPAEFTKEDIIRFCEANGIEMVNFRYAAEDGKLKTLNFVISSKDHLDAILSDGERVDGSNLFSFIEAGSSDLYVIPRYRTAFVNPFAEVPTLELLCSFYGADGKPLESSPEYVLRKANEEFTRRTGYTFKTLGELEYYVIAPREDLYPGRDQKGYHSAEPFVKFADLRDEAMRLIARAGGKIKYGHSEVGCFYADDLYYEQHEIEFLPMPAEQAVEQLIVAKWILRMLGYQYGVDISFAPKITVGKAGSGMHFHMLVEKDGQNLTVEGGKLSPLARKMIAGILDVSDALTAFGNTIPTSYLRLVPHQEAPTTICWGDRNRSVVVRVPLGWIGAEDMAHDANPCEEAWQEKRPSKQTFEYRVADGSADPYLTVAGLIVASLHGIEMPNALEMAERLYVSGNIFRPEFRERLAELKQLPASCVESAEALEAKRAIFEKDGVFPAGMIDSRIANLKAYNDRGLSERLYGNNEAIRELVNQYLHVA, encoded by the coding sequence ATGAAAGATTCTGAGATCCTGATGAACCCCAACGATCTGGTCCGTTTTCTCAAGAAGGATCCCGCGGAGTTTACCAAGGAGGATATCATCCGGTTCTGCGAGGCGAACGGGATTGAGATGGTCAACTTCCGCTACGCAGCCGAGGACGGCAAGCTCAAGACCCTTAACTTCGTCATCTCCTCAAAGGACCACCTTGACGCCATCCTCTCGGACGGCGAACGCGTCGACGGCAGCAACCTCTTTTCATTCATTGAGGCCGGGAGCAGCGACCTGTACGTGATTCCCCGCTACCGGACGGCCTTTGTCAATCCCTTTGCCGAGGTGCCGACACTGGAGCTCCTCTGCTCGTTCTACGGTGCCGATGGGAAGCCGCTTGAGAGCTCCCCCGAGTACGTGCTCCGCAAGGCCAACGAGGAGTTCACCCGCCGGACCGGGTACACCTTCAAGACCCTTGGCGAGCTCGAATACTACGTCATCGCTCCCCGCGAGGACCTCTACCCGGGCCGCGACCAGAAAGGCTACCACTCGGCCGAACCCTTCGTCAAGTTCGCGGATCTGCGGGATGAGGCGATGCGCCTTATCGCCCGTGCCGGCGGAAAGATCAAGTACGGCCACTCGGAGGTCGGCTGTTTCTATGCCGACGACCTCTACTACGAGCAGCACGAGATCGAGTTCCTGCCGATGCCGGCGGAGCAGGCGGTCGAGCAGTTGATCGTCGCCAAGTGGATCCTGCGGATGCTCGGCTACCAGTACGGCGTCGATATCAGCTTCGCCCCGAAGATCACCGTCGGCAAGGCAGGGAGCGGCATGCACTTCCATATGCTCGTCGAGAAGGACGGCCAGAACCTGACCGTCGAGGGCGGCAAGTTGAGTCCGCTCGCCCGGAAGATGATCGCCGGCATCCTTGACGTTTCCGATGCCCTGACGGCCTTCGGAAACACCATCCCGACCTCCTATCTCCGTCTCGTCCCCCACCAGGAAGCCCCGACGACGATCTGCTGGGGCGACCGCAACCGCTCGGTCGTTGTCCGCGTGCCCCTCGGCTGGATCGGTGCCGAAGACATGGCCCACGATGCCAATCCCTGCGAGGAAGCGTGGCAGGAGAAGCGGCCGTCGAAGCAGACGTTCGAGTACCGGGTCGCCGACGGTTCGGCCGATCCCTACCTGACCGTCGCCGGCCTCATCGTGGCGTCGCTGCACGGGATCGAGATGCCCAATGCGCTCGAGATGGCTGAGCGGCTCTACGTCAGCGGCAACATCTTCCGGCCCGAGTTCCGTGAACGCCTCGCGGAGCTCAAGCAGCTCCCGGCCTCCTGTGTCGAGTCCGCCGAGGCGCTCGAGGCAAAGCGTGCGATCTTTGAGAAGGACGGTGTCTTCCCGGCAGGGATGATCGACAGCCGGATCGCCAACTTGAAGGCCTACAATGACCGCGGGCTGAGCGAGAGGCTCTACGGCAACAACGAAGCCATCCGGGAACTGGTCAACCAGTACCTCCATGTGGCATGA